GTGTGCGGGGAAAAAGTCGACTACAAGCACATCGACAAGGCGTACGAAGAAGACGGCGATACCGTTGTGCTGACCCAATCGGATTTCGAGGCGCTTCCCGAGTCCGACAACAACGAGATCGAGGTCGTGCAGTTCGTTCCCTCGGATCAGATCGACCCGATCATGTTGGAGAAGTCCTATTACCTCGAGCCGGAGGGCAAAACTCCGAAGTCCTACCTGCTGTTGCGTGAGACCCTGAAGAAGACCGACCGCACCGCCGTGGTTCGCTTCGCGCTACGTCAGAAAACACGCCTCGGTGTGCTGCGCGTCAGTGGCAAGCTGTTGATTCTCCAGGGTTTGATCTGGGCCGATGAGTTGCGTTCCGTTGACTTCCCCGGTACGAAGTCGCGCGCGAAGGTAGCCGATAAACAATTGGAGCTCTCCGCTCAGCTCGTTGAATCTTATGCCTCCGACTTCACCCCGAAAGAATTCGAGGACGACTATCAAATTGAGCTTCGCAAGCTTGTCGACGCCAAACTCGCAGAAGGCGACAAGCTTGACACGAAGGCAACATTCGGCGAGACCGACGAGGGGGACGATGACGCGGATGTCGTCGACTTAATGGAGGCCCTCAAAGCGTCGCTCGAGCAGAGAAAGAAGGGCAAAACCAGCGCTTAGGCCTTTTCAGACCGCTACATTTAGTGGCATGATACAGGCACCACCTATCGAGACCCCGATCTACTGGCAGCGGAGGACATCCAAGAGCGGGCTGTTCTCGGCGGTGTTCGCTCCGAAAGCCCCCACCAAAGTCGTTCCCGATGAGAGCTGCGTCATCCGGTTGGGCAAGCAGTCGACGGGTACGCTGACGGTCGCTACACGCGCCAGCCTCCCGGGCTTAGACACTTTCACTCGCAAATGGGTGACCACAAGGAAAGAAGCCGTGAGAAGGACTGTCGCAGCCCTCGTCTGCCTTAGCGGTCTGGCGCTCGCCTCCTGTGGCAGTGAAGACTCCACGCCGGTTTCCACCATCACGATGACCACGACCGTTTCCCCGTCCGAGGACGCTCCGGCTGCTGCACCCGCGGCTAGTACTAGCGGGGATCTGGCCAGCGCATACGCGGCGGTGTTGGATACCCCCGGCGACTGGGCTCCCTCTCAAGACGCCTACTTCGAACCGGATGGCACTTACTCCTACGCCATCGTGGAGGCCACAGGGGATTCCATTCCTGACATGGTTGTTCGGGTCAATTCAAAGGAATTCAGCCACGTTTATTTGGCGACGTCGACAGACGGACGCACCGCCATAAGAACCGTGTCTTACCTCATTGATGGTGCGAGGTCTGCCGGTGGTGGCCGCGCCAAGGTCTCAGCAGCAATCTCCGGCAAAGGGCTCTGGGAAACCAGCGGCCAGTCTATTGAGGAAACGCATACCTCGAAACGGTTCGTACTTTCAGGCGAAAAGCTCGTTCCAGACGGAACAGAAATTGAGGTTGCCAACACGTACCAAGCGCCAACCCCCGCAGATCACGCGACAATCGCATGGCGGGATTCGACCGACCGCTCGGGGCTCGATGACCTCAACGCTGGATCGGTGTCCGCCCCCACCCCGTCGCCTGAATCTCAGGAGATGGGAAACACTTATGCCGGAACCGTGAAGGCCCTCAGCACCAATGAGGCCGCGGGAGGGCGCCCCGCACCCAACGGCGAAGCTGCAACGAATGTCTACTACGTACTCGAACTCGACGCACCGACGACCGTCTGGGCGAAGAGCGCAAGCAATCAGGGGCGCCCGGCGCCTCGGGAAGGCGCCCAACTCGCTTTGGGAGAAGTCTCCAAATATAGAGATGACTCAGCGCAGTGGGATAAATACGTGGGTAGGCGGGTGATAATAACAGTCGACCCAGAGAAGATGTGGTGGCCCTCCGACCCAAGCTTGCCACTAGGTATGGCCCGGGCTCACTCGCCACTTTCGATTTCCGGCGGGTAGTTAGCGCTCGGGTGCGACGAGGATCTTCATCGCGGTCCCCGCGCGGTCCAACAGCGCCGCGAAGCCCTTCTCCACGATGTCGGCGGGTGCAATCTTCGCCGACACGTAGGGCGCGAGGTCGATGGCGCCGGAGCGAACCTTCTCAATGGACTCGTCGTAGTCCTCCCGGGTGTAACCGTAGGAGCCCTGGACGCGAATCTCGGTGAGATGCAGCTGCGACAAAACATCAAACTCGAGTGGTTTGGAGGGAATGGCCACCAGCTGCAGGGTACCGCCTGGGTGTAGCGTCGCGGCAAGTGGGCGAATCACCGGCAACGCGCCAGCGCAGTCGAATGCGACATCGGCGAACCTGCCCTGGCTGATCTCGCGCACCTTCTCTTCGAGGTCTTCCTCCATCGGGTTGAGACCGATCTCCGCCACGCCGGTATCCAGCGCCATTTTTAGGCGGGCCGCGTTAGGCTCGCTGATTATTACCCGAGCGCCGCGGGCGGTGACCACGGCCGAGACAAAAACCCCGATAGGACCCGCACCTGCAATAACGACTATGTCACCCTTCTTGACGCCGGCCAGCCGGACAGCGTGGGTAGCCACAGACAGCGGCTCGATCATCGCGGCGTGCTCGAGGGGCATATTCCCGACTGGCACCGCCACATGGGCGGGCACGTTGACCGCGGCGCTGAGCCCCCCGCCCGCACCAGAAAGGCCGAGCCCCCATACCTTGCGGCAGATGTTGGACTTGCCCGCCGCGCAGGCAACACACTCCCCGCACGAAACACCTGCCATGACGGCAACGCGGTCTCCCTCGCTCAATTCCTTAACACCGTCACCGACGGCGGTGACGGTGCCGGAGAACTCATGCCCCAGGGTGAACGGCAGCTCAGCTCCTGTCACGGGGTGAGGCTTGCCCTCCGCAGGGGTAATTGGGAACTGTGGCCCGTCCTGATAGAGATGGAGGTCGCTGCCGCAAATCCCGGCCCACCCGATGTCCAGGGTGACCCAACCTGGTTCCGGTGCGCCGGGTTCCTCCACGTCATCGATACGCAAATCTTCGGGTCCGTACAGCCTGACTGCCTTCATGTCTCGTTCCTTCCAGCACGATTGGTGGCATTTCAACAACTTTTATCTTAGAACTGCATCCCATGGCGCGCTCGCAATTTGCACGGTGGCCATTGAGGACCGCGAGCAGCCGCTGATTCACGAAGCCGTTGATTGACCGCGCAACGTCAAGGTTTCGTGCAAACCCCCGACTCTCGACGCCACCTCGTTCGTCCGCCAGGTGCCCCACCTCACGGGAGCGCGTCCCAGTTCGTTACCGGGGACGATTCCGCCGCCGACGATCTTCCGGCCCCCGGTAGCGGCATGGTCGGCTCGTTATCGCAACTACAGCCAACATCGTCCGCGCGAAAGCTAGACGTTGAACTTGAACTCCACGACGTGTCGTTGGTAAATAACCATTCCGCGAAAGACAGTAGGTAAATCCAGAGAAGTACCGCAGGATGCGGCCATGGCACTATCGCTCCCGGAACATCTAGCAACTCGGGAAACAGCAGGACACAGGAAGATGCGCGTTACTTGTAGGTACTTTTCATGTAGTAGGGCTGCTGGAGAGATTCACGCAAGAAGGTTCCGACGACGGTACAGCGAGAGCACGGTGGGGTGTCTGCTGCGCGGTTTCGTAAAAAACACAAAAATACGAAACCGTATCGTTTCAGGTAACGGCAGGTATTTACAGGGTGTTTCGTAATCACGAAAACGAAAAGAACACAGTACTACCGCGCCATCGAGCGCGTCCTGGGCACCCTCACCGGCATCGCGGTGGCAGGCTTCCTGCTGTCCCACCCGATGCAGGGATGGCAGATCGTCGTGTGGATTGTGATTCTGCAGTCCGTCACCGAGATGTACGTGGCCCACAACTACACCATCACCGTCAGCTTCATCACCCCGACCGCCCTGCTGATGGTGCAGACGGTCGAGGCCTCCCCCCCCATCTGGCCGATGCTGCTCGCCCGCACCGCGAAGACCGTCATCGGCGCGTTCGCGGCGCTCGCCGTCATCGCGGTCGGCTGCGTGCACAAGTATCTAGAGGTCGTGCTGCCGCGGCGGTAGGCGCAAGTGCTTTGCGACGAATTTGCAACCCGCCAGGACTACAATTTCTGATTATGGAGACTTCAAGCAAGGACCTAGCTTTCCTCGCAGATGAAGAGGGTCTGCTGATCCTTAGCGAGGAAGATCGTTTCCCCGCCACTTCCGCACCCGCATTTTCGCCTGCGTCACCGCAAGTGCTTTTCCGCGCTAACAATGTGTTGAGCACGATTTCCAACCGGCAGTTCAAATCCGGCAAGTATTACAAGGCAACGGACGAAACTGCGAAGCTACTCCAGCATCGCACGTCGTCTGGACCGGTTCCTGG
The nucleotide sequence above comes from Corynebacterium capitovis DSM 44611. Encoded proteins:
- a CDS encoding Ku protein, yielding MRAIWSGAITFGLVNVPVKAYGATEDHDISFHQVHDKDGGRIHYERRCEVCGEKVDYKHIDKAYEEDGDTVVLTQSDFEALPESDNNEIEVVQFVPSDQIDPIMLEKSYYLEPEGKTPKSYLLLRETLKKTDRTAVVRFALRQKTRLGVLRVSGKLLILQGLIWADELRSVDFPGTKSRAKVADKQLELSAQLVESYASDFTPKEFEDDYQIELRKLVDAKLAEGDKLDTKATFGETDEGDDDADVVDLMEALKASLEQRKKGKTSA
- a CDS encoding alcohol dehydrogenase catalytic domain-containing protein is translated as MKAVRLYGPEDLRIDDVEEPGAPEPGWVTLDIGWAGICGSDLHLYQDGPQFPITPAEGKPHPVTGAELPFTLGHEFSGTVTAVGDGVKELSEGDRVAVMAGVSCGECVACAAGKSNICRKVWGLGLSGAGGGLSAAVNVPAHVAVPVGNMPLEHAAMIEPLSVATHAVRLAGVKKGDIVVIAGAGPIGVFVSAVVTARGARVIISEPNAARLKMALDTGVAEIGLNPMEEDLEEKVREISQGRFADVAFDCAGALPVIRPLAATLHPGGTLQLVAIPSKPLEFDVLSQLHLTEIRVQGSYGYTREDYDESIEKVRSGAIDLAPYVSAKIAPADIVEKGFAALLDRAGTAMKILVAPER
- a CDS encoding FUSC family protein — protein: MERVLGTLTGIAVAGFLLSHPMQGWQIVVWIVILQSVTEMYVAHNYTITVSFITPTALLMVQTVEASPPIWPMLLARTAKTVIGAFAALAVIAVGCVHKYLEVVLPRR